Genomic segment of Citrus sinensis cultivar Valencia sweet orange chromosome 7, DVS_A1.0, whole genome shotgun sequence:
GATGCATCGGTTTCAATGACAAATTCAGATTCAAAGTTAGGTAGAAGCAATACAGGGGCTTTTACCATGGCATCTTTCAATTGATGAAAAGCTTCAGTGGCTGCCGTATTCCAACGGAAGGCATCCTTGCATAATAATTCGGTAAGTGGAGCTGCAATAGTTGCATACCCCTGTATAAACCGACGATAATACCCAGTAAGCCCCAAAAATCCCCTCAGTTGCTTCACTGTTTTGGGCAAAGGCCAATCCACCATAGCTGTAATCTTTTGAGGGTCGGCTTGAACACCATGAGCAGAGACTATATGTCCCAAGTAAGCAATGGTCTgttgacaaaataaacatttgGAGAGTTTGGCAGAAAATTGATGTGATTGTAAACGCATCAAAACCTGCTCCAAGTGATACACATGATCAGCCAACGAAGAACTATAtaccaaaatatcatcaaaaaagACTATAACAAATTTGCgcaaaaaagaagtaaataaTTGGTTCATTGTCGCTTGAAAGGTGGATGGGGCGTTGGTCAATCCAAAGGGCATGACCAGAAATTCGTAATGCCCTTCGTGCGTCCGAAACACTGTCTTGTATGTGTCACGTTTATGGACTCTGATTTGATGATATCCCGCTCTCAAATCCAGTTTGCTAAATACCCTTGCACCACtaagttcatcaaataattcATCAATGGTAGGGATTGGAAATTTGTCCTTTACTGTTACTGCATTCAAAGCACGGTAGTCAACACAGAAACGATATGTGCCATCTTTCTTCCTTACTAACAACACTGGTGAGGAGAAAGGGCTATGACTTGGTTTGATAATTCCCTGCTCCAGCATTTCATGAACTAATTTCTCCATCTCATTTTTTTGAAACTGAGGGTAACGGTATGGCCTGACATTGACGGGTTTGCAATTAGGAGTGAGGTGAATTTTGTGGTCTATATTTCGTTGGGGAGGGAGGCCAGTCGGTGGAGTAAAGACTGCCTTATATTTATGGAGGAGAAGATAAATAGATTCTGGCAAAGAAGAGGGTAAGTCGATTTCAAAGGTTGAGGATGTGGAGTTGGGACTATGGGACTGGGATGTGTTACTGGAGAGGGAATGTAGCTCGAATAAACTGTCAACTTCCTCGCTATGTATCAACGCGTGGAATTGATGAAACGAAATCATATTAGGGAGTCGAATAGGATCACCTCGTAATATGACTTGCTTACCCTCCCAAAAAAATTCCATAGTCATCTCTGAATAATCTGTGGAGACACGCCCAAGGCGTTGAAGCCACTGGATGCCCAAAACTGCCTCCGGTCCCTCAATTGGTAAAACAAAGAAATCCAAGCGAAACTCATGGCCTTGAATAATAAGTGGCACTTCCGGGCAGTGAAAACGACAAACCAGGAAATCTCCGTTGCCGATATAAACTCTAAAAGTTGAGGTGGATTGAATCGAAAGACCAAGCTGTTCTGCTAGCTGCGGCTTGATGAAATTGTGAGTACTGCCGCTGTCTATGAGAACATGGAATTGATGTCCGTTAATTTCACCCAAGACGCGCAAAGATCGTGGATTGGACTGTCCAGCCAACGCATTCAAGCTTGAAATGTCAGCGGTAACCACTTCCTCTGTTTGCTCAATGGCATTCATATTCTCCCCCAGGTCACACTCTTCATCATCAGTACCCATCAACAACAAGAATTTGCTGCGGCAGCGATGGTTTGCACTATATTTCTGATCACAATTATAACATAaccctttttctcttttatcccGTAACTCAGCTGGAGTAAGTCGACGGATTGGTAAATTTGGGGTTGGTAATAATGGAGGTTGAGATGGTGGTTTTGGTGTAGTAATAACAGGGGCAGCAAGAGTAttggtatttttaaaagtggAAGAGTTTGATAAAACAGGGGAAAAATTTTGCGGAGCTTGCGGTGTAGTAGGAGACCACTTTGACCAAGAACGACTGGTTGTTTTAGCTTCATCAGATCTAGCCTCATAAGCTCTAGCAAGAGCAAAGGCTTCCATGAGCGAAGTAGGTCGAGTAAACAAAAACTCACGACGGATATCAGGTTTTAAACCCGTGATAAAGAAACTAATTAACAAAGGCTCAGATATACCAGTAACTTTGTTCATTAAGTCTTCAAAAGCAGACTGAAATTCCGCAACTGTGGTGGTCTGTGTTAACTTTGAAAGATTTCCTTGATGGTCTTCATACATGGAAGCTCCAAAGCGACTCTTAAGGCTGACCAAAAAACTTCGCCATGTGGTTAAGAGATTGTTAGCCTTCATCCATTGATACCAAGCAGCGGCTCTCCCTTCCATGTGAAACGATGCAATGCGAAGACGCAAATTATCTGGGGTCCCATGGAGGTCAAAAAACTCGTTGATGCGAAAATCCCACCCGGTCGGATCAGAGCCGTCAAACTTGGGGATGTCCATTTTCATGGAACGTAAAAGCGGGGAAAAATCTGTGCCCCCAGCAGAACCCTCTGTAAACGCTGACACCCGCTCCGATGGTCGTGAAGGGCCACTCAAAACGCCGACAGATCCACGGATTTGAGATTGTAAGTCCTCAAAACGGGAATCTACAGTGGACATGTATTGTTGTAAGGTCTGATGCACAGAGAGTGTTTGCTTCTCCAGGAGCTCCTTCATGGCGGAAAGAACTTCAGAATCAGTCGTCTTTGTTGTCTCGGTCATGgcggattttttttttttttagaaggagaagaaggcAATGAAAGCACCAATTGATACAACTCTGCAACTCAGAGTTTATATCACAGAGCTACACTGTTTGGAGTAAGTGCTGACTCCCgcaaaaagaagcaaaaagaatgaaaattaatggaGAAACAGAGATTGCAGGAGAAGACGGAGAGAGAAGacggagagagaagaagaaatattttccatTTCCTGTCCTTCTTTTTATGACGTGTTCCCCTCTACATATATCTTTTACCCCTCAACATTACACGTGTAACTAACCAGCAAATGAATGattcaaagtaaaaaaaacaGTCACagcaaaataacaaaatcacAGCTGCCATCTTTTCCACTCTCTTTGTGCCTTCTCGAATATTCTTTAGGTGATGTAATCTTTGAAGTATGTTGGTGCCCTGCGCATACGAGCTGGACCTTTTGTGTGCTCCTTAACCAGCTGGGCTTCTTCCTCTGTAATCTCAGGCAAGGTTGTATCACATTGCCACCGAAGTCGAAAGCGAACGCCCGCGAGTCGCCTATCTCTGTACGCTACTGGTTCTGAGTCACTTTACATGAtacattaattacattttataaGTACTTTCTGAAAGTGCCTTTTGCGTCTTGTTTGTTTTGGTGAAATAAAAGGTCGGTTCTATGCATTTGAGAAAGCGCATAGGTTGGACCCGAGCTCCAGTGGCCTTGGTGTGACAGTTCAAGATATCTCTACTGCAAAGACTAGAGAGGGTACTTGATTTACACTTTATTACTACTTTGGATTGGCTTACCTATGGTTGTCCTATTTCAAAATGTATTTAACTTATTTGCTTTCTATTAAAAGGATTGCTTTAACCatcttctttttaacaaaagaAGATGACAGTTTGAATATgtaatattatgttaaatatttttaaaaaattcattaaaatatgttaaacTGATAACACGATTACAAGTTTAACTCATTTAAATAGTAACATGGCATTAGTGTTTGGAAATGTAGACAAAGGTCATGAACAAATGGGGCTATACCTATATTTTCTTGACACCCCTTTCGCAACTGTTATGGCTGCTTGTTTCCCATTTTGCTCCCGCCATGAGAAATAAGCAAATTCTCTGCGAGGGAGTACCGTAAGTAAAAAGGAATATTGACCAAGGCGAGTCCCCTTTTGATTCTATTATCATTGACGGGTGGTGTCTATTTTCCTGCTTATTGTCTTCGTTGATGTGCTTCCTTTAAATTTCTAAAGTCCAGACTCTTATCAGATTATCCGACTATAAATCGTTAGTTAATTACATCAATAAAGTTCTTCATTCACACTTTGACATAGTTTACTTGAGAAATCAGAAGAACTGATTTGAATTACATTATTGTTTGACAGGACAATGCATCTAGTCTTGCATCCCGGGTTAAGAAGACTGATGCACGGGAAATACAAAGCTATTACCAGCAGTACTATGAACATTCTGTCAGAACGCTGGACCAGGGGGAGCAAGCAGACCGGTACttcaataatttgattttcttcccaatttcattatttctttttggtgtGATTGTTGTTCACCTAAAACGTTATTCAGTCTACTAATTGACACGTTGGTTCAAATTTGTTGGCAGAGCTCAACTCGGCAAAGCCTACCCGACAGCCGGGGTTCTTTTTGAAGTTCTTTGCGCTGCTAACAAGACTGAGAAAGTCGAAGAAGTTACAAGGCAAGAACCTcctaaagagaaaaatggaaGTGTAAGGTCCATCTCACTTTGGTGGACCAAAAAGGTTGATGTTCAAAAACATTTGCTTGATGtgtaattattcaaaatgTTGGACTCACATGAAATTAACCAGAAAATATAGAAAGGAAATAAGTGAAGAATTGCGAGAGTTGTAACCATTTCGTGAATTGGGAAGATGTCATGAGAGAGAAAGAGGTATTTTTGGGTTTTGGAATGTGATTTTAACTTtgatttctctcaaatttagaGGGTAAGTTCCTGACATCGCTCTCTATATTTCTACTGGTggttatatgtattttattgtAAGCTAAGATAGTTGAATCTTGACGTTGTTAGCTTCTAGTGTTatctgaaaaagaatttatgttgTAATCCTATTAATAGTGGAAGTTTATATTGGACTACGGTCCCGTGGTTTTTCTCGATTTGAATTTTTCACGTAAAAATCGGTGTCTCTTATGGTTGGTTTTTGCTTTGGAtttattggtttatttttctacctatttatttgtggtacacatcctattttaattaaacaaagagaaaaatagtTTTGTTTCCACTTAATTTGCAACTGCTCTTGTGAGTCCCTTTCCTAATAAAGTGGTATCAAAGCAagattgtgtgtttttattactgGTGTGGTTGAGATGGAGGAGTCTTCAACGTTCATGATTAAATTGAAGTCATGGAATTATGGTATTTAGAAGTTTAAAATGAAAGATCTGCTTTAAATGAAAGACTTACATGAAACTATTGAAAGTGACGAAGCTAAACTTGCTGATTTAAGAGATAATTGGAGGGCCACCACATTCCTAAGAGTATATTCTGCCACACAAATTAATATGGTGACCGACACCCAATTTAATCTcttgtttttatattaaagTTTTTGATGTTGCATGAAACACGTTTCTACATTGAAttgcaaataatataaaacgAATCCATCTTGTTTGTGCTTTTCATAGTTTCCTATCCTTTCTACTTGAACGAGCAGTATTGCTAGTGATgcgaatcccacaatgaaactttgaaacccacacttaatttggagtttcaacttcccaagaaagttctaaacaaatttatgataaacaaaaccttgacccaatgcttaagaaaacatgaaccaaaggtatagagaatgatattgacgccacactcaagaaatagatgagaaggtgagtgataagtctaaatttagaacgccacaagaatgcaaattcttgataagttcactagttctcaaaagaaccaaagaaagaataatctttcaaattcaaataacattaatctctaatattattacatagcaaggttgctgaatttaaataagctaaaagaaacccaagatcttaaaaatacaaatggaaacattggaacaaccctccaagtaggtttgtcaaaggatgtttcaaaagtcttcaccaacccaccataattaatgttatctttgacaaacttaatgctagcctactataattaatgctatcattgacaaatttaatgttagcacaccatcattgatggtagacttaccttacacattgacaaacttagaaacaaaacaaacaaatgaagttgaaaaataaaggagtcgttgaaaatcccaagtctgaacaagctgtaatgaattggtcataaatccttctagagaactccaaatccagctctgtaaaatttattggaaagctaacttaattatctttccaacggtatataggTTGCACATTActtctggctcaatcaatacagtttttattccgaatttgacctttctgcatttgatacaaattgtgtatttggctgcctaataacttgaataatgaccacaatgccttgtcttctcttcaagcccaattcatgatgtcttgcatcttgaattgcattctcaatccatattttctcaattaatccatttaaagaagtttgcatctttttggctcttactcttgtaattgggcctccatgaatgtgcaaaggatcacttgaagttttaatagtattcccttgatggttctcatcagcTAGGATCGCCGCACAGTAatcttttatacttaaattataaagttGAGGATACATTACTTGTATCTTTAAGACTCATATACATCAATTATTTGATGAGTACTATTGTCAGGGAACTCGATATTTGAACATTAAGTTCTAATTAACGTAGTAACACCACATCAGGGTACTTATTAATGTTAACATAATATGACAATTTCAAAACTTAAGTTGAagctcaaaatttgaaattcctAGCATTATTGTTATCTAATATGTGTTAAGTGTTTAATTgactttaattttcatatttaatataataatattacgtcataaaaaaaaacaagacaCATCATATAACATGTCACTTAAGATCTAAACTATTTATCACAACTGTGTATGTGGGTCATCTCgcataaaatattgttgaaaatAGCTGTATAATTTGGACGTTGAAAAGAAACAATCTTTTagatgaagaataaaaaactataaataagaattttgtttaaatttaatttcgaATGGGAGAAACAACTACGTTATGCTACAGGAGCCAAGGCCCGTACtttgtcttttattaattaagccgttggatttaatagaaatacATCCAACAGCaaattatctatttattaatagtttatttataaatactaGAGTACCTCTGTGTACATTATACTATTCTGTCACTCTTATCTTGTGTTGTTATTCATTTTAATGTCGTTACAAATGCTATGTGATTGTCATTAAAATAGATATTTcaccttttaaaaaataaactaggTTATGCTGTAATTCATATTGTATATACTTGATGATTATACTTCAAAGTGTGTGTACTAAATACAATCATCTGATTTAAATACATTGACAATAATTCTTATGCTTTTTCACATTACGTTTCGGGGTCtcgtttaataatttttcacaaacACCTAATTAGGTATATTTAGGATagcagattttttttcattttttttttgaagaaaaaaactctaaactagattttaaaataatatcttaTCAAAATTGACATGTatgttatttgattattagTTTTTGTAATTCGTTCttatatatgtaatttttatttagttattaataattatttaattcattaatattttttaatgtatgagcaaatatgtatatataataatacacaaaattatttttaattcgtatatgtatatatgttatttttgtgaCTTCAATTTTCAACAGTATCCCCAATTCGATCCCATGGTCtgaatttaaagttaaaaagtaGTACTTAAGACTTCATCTATCCACCAATATAGGgctttatataatttaatttcacatgCTAATAATGTGTTATAGATGTGAATAGAAAGTATTCAATGTTTACAAAAAGTTGCAAACAAGAGTGGAAGGTGTTAGGTGAAATTTgataatgaaaaacaaatgaaaggaCACCATATGCGGACCCTCGAATGGGCTCGagaattagataaaataatggcaaaagaaattaaatactaCCTTTCCcatcttaataaaaaaaaaaaaattaaatactacCTTTAAAAGGTTACTTGTACTACTTCTAATGTTTTCTATAACTCCTCAAatgtcaaatatatatatcaatcaatttgagaaagctctgataaaaaaaatggaggtAGAAATAATTTCTAGAGAGAGCATCAAACCTTCTTCTCCAACACCACATGACCTAAAATCCCACAAGCTCTGTCTCTTGGATCAGTTTCGGAGCAACATCTACGTTCCAAGGGTCCTATACTATCCCCTCAACCAAGACGACCTTTCATCCACCATCGATATTGATCATATTGTCTCAAAGAGATTACAGCAACTGAAGCAGTCTCTATCAGAAGCTTTAGTTCGCTTTTACCCACTCGCCGGAAAATTGACTAACAACTTTTCCGTTGACTGCAACGACGAGGGGGTTTATTTTGTAGAAGCCGCAGCCAAAATTCATCTCAATGAATTTCTCATACAACCCGATCACAACTTGATCTATAAATTCTTTCCGGTAGATGGAAACGAACAGAGAGGCCAAATAGCAGGAGCACACGTGGCTAAGGTACAAGTAACATCATTTGCATGTGGTGGTCTTGTAATTTGTGCATGTATTTCACATGCGTTTGGTGATGGCACAAGTTTTAGCTCGTTTATGAAGGCTTGGGCTGCTACAGCTCGTAATAAGACTTCGGAAGAAGAAGCCATATATATATGTCCTAATTATGATGCTTCATCTTTGTTTCCTCCTAATGATGGTGATTTGTTTCATCAATTGAAAGCCACCTCAAGAGCCTCGTTCGGTCGATTTTTTGAAACCGGTAAATTTGTTGTGAGGAGATTTGTATTTGATGCCAAAGCAACAGCTGAACTGAAAGCCAAGGCCAAAAGCTCACGCGTTCAGAATCCAACACGAGTTGAGGTCGTGTCAGCAACCCTTTCCAAGTCCGTAATGACTGCCTTCAAAACAAGGTCAGGTTCCCTCAAACCCACTTTACTGTCCCATGCTGTGAATTTGCGTTCAAAAGCAAGGCCACCGTTGTCAGAAAATTTGATTGGAAACATCGTTTGGAAAACAAATGCGTTATGCACAGAAGAGGAAGTAGATTTGGATGTGCTGGTGTGGCAGCTGAGGGAAGCATTATCGAAATTTGATGGAGATTTTGTGAAGAGCCTACAAGGTGTTGGAGGGTTACTGAAACTTAGTGAAGATATTAAATGTGAAGCTGAAGCTTATTCTGAtgcaaagaataaaattatgtttagcAGTTGGTGTACTTTTGGTTTTTATGGCATTGATTTTGGATGGGGAAAGCCTATTTGGGTGAGTGGAGCTTGCTTGGGCGGATCGATTGTCCAGTCCTCACCTACAATTATCCTTATGGATTCAAGATCTGGGAATGGAATTGAAGCGTGGGTGCTTTTGCTCGAAGAAGACATGGCTTTGTTAGAAGTTGATGAAAAGTTACTTGAAGTTGCCACCATTGATCCAAGTCCCCTGAAGCTTCCCCAGTAACACAACTGAAGGATATGAAAAATGCAATGAGAAATGCATAGAAGTAGCATTCAATAATTGAGTACCTTTAACTTGTCGTGTGTGGGCTCCCACGGTcttgttaaaataattagttcCCTTGCTAAAATTGGTGTTTCCTCTGTATTTCGAGAGAAACTTTTGCAGACAAGTTCTACCACcagtaaataaaattctgCCATTTATTAGAGTAAGTGGATTTATTGTGGgatctattatttttaatattaaattttggtaTGTCTCAAAATTTGAGACTTATCACGGGGATCCACTGTATtgtcaaatgataaaacataAATAGTTGGTCCAAACTGTTATGAATTAGTAACTTCGTTAATATTGTTATAGATTATCAATCTCGTTAATATGAACATAGGCAAAATATTTGTTAGCTTAGAAGTGATGTAATAAAATGAGAAGTTGACAGAATTAGTACGtgaatacaaataaaaatatgggaTAGAAAAGATAATAAGGAAGGAGTAACCGTTGAAGCATAcatgacttttattttttattcatttatatagTATAAATATAATGGAGGATGTGTCATTTGCCATTACATGAAGTGGCGGAAGTCATCATTATTACACACACACTTGAAATGGTGGAAATCCACATGTATTCCACAACACTAACATTTTAGTAGGTAGAGGCAATAGAGAGTTGGATTAGGATCCTCTCTTAATGTTTTTCTCTCCTACTCTCTCCAAgtctttcaaatttaatggaaaaagttggtttaattgtaaatataataaataaacctGGTTTAATTGtcaacatcaaaatttaaaaatttaatcttggCCATTTATTTCAGTATGAGAGATTAGGAGAGAAAAAACATTAGCAGAAAAATCTTGTCCAATAAATTTAGCCTAcaaaaatttttctcttgtattttagttaatttcacTCTAAAATCAAGGTGATTATTTCACTTATTAGTAAATACTTGCTTGATAGTTTTTAATTGCGATCaagccaataatttttttaggctGGGCTAGgctgaatttttttaagcaaaaaaagaaattctaaatGTAAAGTCACTAAATCAATTCgtaacattaaattaatattttctggTTTGATAAATACCTTATGAATTAAGTTAAttcaacaagaaaaattatgaactTTAAAGTTGCGGCTACAGCACTTTTGTTGGCATTCTCAGCCATTccaattttaaagaattaaaaattaaatgagtgataaatattttggtatcacaattttatttgagataaaaaaaattgaagaaaatggcAATCATTAGTTTTTGAAACAAATGAAGCAATAAACTTGCAAATaatgttgtaataattttgtgaCTATAACagtgttatatttataaatttgtattgCAATTTAGTCAAATtgcaacaataatattatggttaagaaaaaaaattaaaaattttgccAGATTTTGGCTTCGCCCTTGAGTTTAAAAATTCAGATGGTTTaactatgaaaattttttatggatagACAAtatacttttgtaaattttattatttaaaaatcatatttattacgAGTTATCACCTTTATTTCATGATAGCCATACTTTCTAAGCCAAAACGCCACGACTAGCTACCAAACGTCCGAGTAAAAGTTTGCTAGCTGAAACATACCATAATTTTGGGCAATGAaagatagattttttttttttttttggaattttatctaaatacatgcttatttttttcagtaaAAAACAGTGAAGCTAATACACAAaacatagaaaaaaaaaaaaatcgctCTGACTTCGGGAAAAATGTTAGCTAATTACTTTAGATAGTAAAAAAAGGTGCTCACAtgttaagtaattaattgattttacaaCTCACTCAACAATTTAGTTATAAGATGCATGTCCAGTCAGTTAGAATCACAAACTATGAATCTCATCATAGGTAAGCGTAGGATTACTCTTAgaatatattcaaatataagtataattgtataaataaattcaatttaaatactCCGCTCTAATTAAACACAAATCAATTGCAAatcacaaatatatataaccaGTTAACTTTTAATTCACCAAAACATACATagagattaattaaatatccTCACAGGAATACATTGCTAGTCTTACCACAATGGGCATGGATCCAAGGTGGCAAGTGCCAACAATTCTTTATCCAGTTCTAGCGTATTCATGTCTTCCTCAAGCAAATACACCCATGCTTCAATCCCATCGCCAAATTTCGTATCCAGAAGAATGATAGTATTTGAGAAATATGGAAGTTTTCCATCTAAACCAATAACACTCACCCACATAGGCTTTCCCCATCCGAAATCAATGTCATATAGACCAAAATTACACCAACtgctaaaattaattctttcttttgccTTAGAACACACTCCATTTTCATCCTTAATTGCTTGGCAAAGGTTAAGAAACCCTTCATCACCTAGTAAACTCTTCACAAAATCtccattaattttcatcattgCGTCCCTCAGCTTGCACACCAGGCCTTCCAAATCCAATTCTGCTTCTTCATTTGTGCATAGTGCATTTGCATTCCAGACGATGTTTCCCATGCTATATTCTGACAATTTGGACTTGGCTTTATTACGCAAATTTACTGAATGTGTCAATAAAGTTGTTTTATGAGAACCATGTTTAGCTTTGAAAGCAGCCATCACACATTTGGAGAAAAGAGCTGACACGGCCTCGACACGCGTTGGGGTTGGATTTTGCACTCGCGTGCTGCTACTTGCCTTGGCTTTGATGGTGGCTATTGCTTTGGCATCAAATACAAATCTCCTAGTAACAAATCTGCCGTGACCAAAAAATCGAGGGCACATGGCAAGCCAGGTTCCTTCTTTAGGGTATGCTTCATTTTGAGGAAACAACCATGAAGCATCATTGTTAGGACTTATTCTTTGTTCATTGTTCTTGCAAGCAGTGGCTACCCAACACTTCAAAAACGAGCACAACGTTGCTCCATCAGCGAACAAATGTGAAAGACATGCACAAATGA
This window contains:
- the LOC107175961 gene encoding stemmadenine O-acetyltransferase-like; protein product: MEPEILSIELIKPSSPTPRHLKTHKLCFLDQYRNHAYFPMVFFYSVTHDTNLNLSNETDIAQIVSVRLQLLKQSLPETLSLFYPFAGKIKDNLSIDCSDEGIYFTEARFKSPLKEFFNQQNFSCLTYKFVPFDAKELEGSISGLHVAKIQVTSFACGGIVICACLSHLFADGATLCSFLKCWVATACKNNEQRISPNNDASWLFPQNEAYPKEGTWLAMCPRFFGHGRFVTRRFVFDAKAIATIKAKASSSTRVQNPTPTRVEAVSALFSKCVMAAFKAKHGSHKTTLLTHSVNLRNKAKSKLSEYSMGNIVWNANALCTNEEAELDLEGLVCKLRDAMMKINGDFVKSLLGDEGFLNLCQAIKDENGVCSKAKERINFSSWCNFGLYDIDFGWGKPMWVSVIGLDGKLPYFSNTIILLDTKFGDGIEAWVYLLEEDMNTLELDKELLALATLDPCPLW
- the LOC102617884 gene encoding stemmadenine O-acetyltransferase-like, translated to MEVEIISRESIKPSSPTPHDLKSHKLCLLDQFRSNIYVPRVLYYPLNQDDLSSTIDIDHIVSKRLQQLKQSLSEALVRFYPLAGKLTNNFSVDCNDEGVYFVEAAAKIHLNEFLIQPDHNLIYKFFPVDGNEQRGQIAGAHVAKVQVTSFACGGLVICACISHAFGDGTSFSSFMKAWAATARNKTSEEEAIYICPNYDASSLFPPNDGDLFHQLKATSRASFGRFFETGKFVVRRFVFDAKATAELKAKAKSSRVQNPTRVEVVSATLSKSVMTAFKTRSGSLKPTLLSHAVNLRSKARPPLSENLIGNIVWKTNALCTEEEVDLDVLVWQLREALSKFDGDFVKSLQGVGGLLKLSEDIKCEAEAYSDAKNKIMFSSWCTFGFYGIDFGWGKPIWVSGACLGGSIVQSSPTIILMDSRSGNGIEAWVLLLEEDMALLEVDEKLLEVATIDPSPLKLPQ